One genomic segment of Brachionichthys hirsutus isolate HB-005 unplaced genomic scaffold, CSIRO-AGI_Bhir_v1 contig_1482, whole genome shotgun sequence includes these proteins:
- the LOC137916263 gene encoding palmitoyltransferase ZDHHC15B-like, whose protein sequence is MALSRGLRCCQRVFSWIPVLIITSVVLWSYYAYVFELCLFTINNTFEKVAYLLVFHVCFVMFCWTYWKSIFTPPASPCKKFQLSYSDKQRYDLEERSDDQKQILFEIAKTLPIVTRAQSGAIRFCDRCQVLKPDRCHHCSVCETCVLKMDHHCPWVNNCVGFSNYKFFLLFLTYSMLYCIYVAATVFQYFLKFWVGDLPNGRAKFHVLFLMFVALMFFVSLMFLFGYHCWLVAKNRSTLEAFSAPVFVTGPDRNGFNVGLHRNLEQVFGENRRLWYIPVFTSQGNGHYFPLKNLSAESHDPLLAHENMWEESEEGSEQESLVEDQDPSVSLEME, encoded by the exons ATGGCTCTCTCCAGGGGGTTGCGATGCTGTCAGCGGGTCTTCTCTTGGATACCTGTCCTCATAATAACCTCCGTGGTGCTGTGGTCATATTATGCCTACGTCTTTGAGCTCTGTCTTT tTACAATCAACAACACATTCGAGAAAG TGGCTTATCTACTGGTGTTTCATGTTTGCTTTGTGATGTTCTGCTGGACTTACTGGAAGTCCATATTTACCCCTCCGGCCTCACCATGCAAAAAG TTTCAGCTCTCCTACTCAGACAAGCAAAGATATGATTTGGAAGAAAGGTCGGACGACCAGAAACAAATACTCTTTGAGATTGCAAAGACGCTGCCCATCGTTACTCGAGCGCAATCTGGAG CTATCAGGTTCTGTGACCGCTGCCAGGTCCTGAAGCCTGACCGCTGTCACCATTGCTCAGTATGTGAAAC aTGTGTATTGAAGATGGATCATCACTGTCCCTG gGTGAACAACTGCGTGGGCTTTTCCAACTACAAGTTCTTCCTGCTTTTCCTCACCTACTCTATGTTGTACTGCATATACGTTGCAGCAACAGTCTTTCAGTATTTCCTCAAATTCTGGGTG GGGGACTTGCCAAACGGGCGTGCAAAGTTCcacgtcctcttcctcatgttTGTGGCACTCATGTTCTTCGTCAGTCTCATGTTTCTCTTTGGCTATCACTGCTGGTTGGTGGCCAAAAACAGATCCACCTTAG AGGCCTTCTCAGCGCCAGTTTTTGTCACTGGACCAGACAGAAATGGCTTCAACGTTGGTTTACACAGAAACCTGGAGCAGGTTTTTGGAGAGAATCGCAGATTGTGGTACATTCCTGTCTTTACGAG CCAAGGGAATGGCCACTACTTCCCGCTGAAGAATCTGAGCGCCGAGTCCCACGACCCGTTATTGGCTCATGAGAATATgtgggaggagtcagaggaaggctcTGAGCAAGAAAGCCTGG TTGAGGACCAAGACCCTTCGGTTTCACTTGAGATGGAGTAG
- the LOC137916265 gene encoding uracil phosphoribosyltransferase homolog, with protein MPCHNQQLSNVNSGQEHPMKQVRFANSSDSVPAVLLADAEPTDAALEPVSLGPQLKLLPLNDQIRELQTIIRDKTTSRGDFVFCADRLIRLVVEEGLNQLPYSECTVTTPTGHKYEGVKFERGNCGVSIMRSGEAMEQGLRDCCRSIRIGKILIQSDEETQKAKVYYAKFPPDVYRRKVLLMYPILSTGNTVIEAVRVLLEHGVQPRHIILLSLFSTPHGAKSIIQEFPDITILTTEVNSVAPTHFGQRYFGTD; from the exons ATGCCATGTCACAATCAGCAACTGAGCAATGTCAACAGTGGGCAAGAGCATCCGATGAAGCAGGTGCGGTTTGCGAACAGCAGCGACAGCGTGCCGGCGGTGCTGCTGGCCGACGCTGAGCCGACCGATGCCGCCCTAGAGCCGGTCAGCCTGGGGCCGCAGCTCAAACTGCTTCCGCTGAACGACCAGATCCGGGAGTTACAGACAATAATCAGAGACAA GACGACAAGCAGAggagactttgtgttttgtgctgaTCGACTG ATCAGACTAGTCGTTGAAGAGGGCTTAAATCAGCTCCCCTATTCAGAGTGCACTGTGACCACACCAACAG GGCACAAGTATGAAGGTGTCAAGTTTGAAAGAGGCAACTGTGGAGTCAGTATAATGAGGAGCG GGGAGGCCATGGAGCAGGGTCTCCGTGACTGTTGCCGCTCCATTCGGATCGGCAAGATCCTCATCCAGAGCGACGAGGAGACACAGAAAGCCAAAGTCTACTACGCCAAATTCCCTCCAGATGTGTACAGAAGAAAAGTGCTGCTCATGTACCCGATCCTTA GTACAGGGAACACTGTGATTGAGGCAGTGAGGGTTCTGCTAGAGCATGGAGTCCAGCCCAGACACATTATCCTCCTCAGCCTCTTCTCCACGCCTCACG GAGCCAAATCTATAATCCAGGAGTTCCCAGATATCACCATCTTGACAACAGAGGTTAATTCGGTGGCTCCGACACACTTTGGGCAGCGGTACTTTGGCACCGATTAA